One Nocardia iowensis DNA window includes the following coding sequences:
- a CDS encoding biotin--[acetyl-CoA-carboxylase] ligase — protein sequence MHRPPLDAEQLRRSLIDSPELSFFHHIDVVESTGSTNADLIARAGDPDADRAVLLAEAQEQGRGRHARTWVSPPRAQISMSVLVRLPGIEPAVLGWLPLLTGIAVVDALRATAGVHANLKWPNDVLVDGRKVAGILAEVAASGEVPAVVVGMGLNVSLTETELPVPHAISLTLADAAVTDRTLLAQAMLTEFARRFTAWRDAGWKTADLAAAYRERCATLGAQVRAELPGGQTLTGIATDIDDAGRLLIGDRAVSAGDVTHLRAEY from the coding sequence GTGCACAGGCCCCCCTTGGATGCAGAGCAGTTGCGGCGCAGTCTCATCGATTCGCCCGAGCTGTCGTTCTTCCATCACATCGACGTGGTGGAGTCGACCGGGTCCACCAATGCGGACCTGATCGCGCGAGCAGGCGATCCGGACGCCGATCGCGCGGTACTCCTTGCAGAGGCGCAGGAGCAAGGGCGCGGGAGACACGCACGTACCTGGGTCAGTCCGCCGCGGGCGCAGATCTCGATGTCGGTGCTGGTGCGCTTGCCCGGGATCGAGCCCGCGGTGCTCGGCTGGCTGCCGCTGCTCACCGGCATCGCCGTGGTGGACGCACTGCGCGCGACGGCGGGCGTGCACGCGAACCTCAAGTGGCCCAATGATGTGCTGGTCGATGGCCGCAAAGTGGCGGGCATCCTGGCGGAGGTCGCGGCGAGCGGCGAGGTGCCGGCGGTGGTCGTCGGGATGGGGCTGAACGTGAGCCTCACCGAGACGGAACTGCCGGTGCCGCACGCTATTTCGCTCACGCTGGCCGATGCGGCGGTCACCGACCGCACCCTGCTCGCGCAGGCGATGCTGACCGAATTCGCCCGCCGTTTCACCGCGTGGCGCGACGCGGGCTGGAAGACGGCCGACCTGGCCGCCGCCTACCGCGAGCGGTGCGCCACGCTCGGCGCGCAAGTCCGTGCCGAACTTCCCGGCGGTCAGACGCTGACCGGCATCGCCACCGATATCGATGACGCGGGACGTCTGCTGATCGGCGACCGTGCCGTGTCGGCGGGTGATGTAACCCACTTGCGCGCCGAATACTGA